The DNA window AATTATGACAAATTCAAATTTCCTATTAACTTGCAGTCAAGTTCAGGCTATACTATTATTCTTGGTCTTTAAAAAAAAGGTATTAGTAGGGGCGCGTTAAGAGAAATAATAGTTATACACCCCGAGGAGGATTTCATGGATTGGCAAAGGCGCTTATATAGTGCACTGGTCTTATTATATGCGTTAACAGGTAGTAGTAAAGCTCAAGAGCTACTGCTCGATACAGCAGATACAGCTTCAGAAGCAGTTGGTAGTGTAGCCCAAAAAAGCAACGCTGTTAAAGAAGTTAATCATACCACGCAAGTAGAAACTGAAAAAAAAGTAGTTAAACAAGAAGAAAAACAAGTAAAAGAAAAAGAAATTCCTAGAAAAAGCCCGTTAAGATATATTGCTGGTGATAGCGAGTTTAAGTTTAGTACAAAGTTGCGATTACCAGAACTTTTCTATGGCAGAAACATACGTCTTCTCAATAACGCTAATCCAACCGACCAGGTGCTCTTTGCACGTCATACCTTAGATTTATATTATGAGTATAGATTTGGTCAAGCTAGCAGAGGCTATGATGTTGTTTTAGGTAAATTAAACGTGCGTAATAAAGGTGTTTGGGGTGATCCTGAATCTATTTCGCCAGTAACTGATAGTGAAGTTAAAGCAGTAGATGCTCTTTTTGGTAATCATAGACATTTTATTGCACGTCATATTTTATGGATTCGTGAATTATGGTTGCAGTTTGCTGTAAGTGATCTTTTAGGTATACCTACATGTAATTACCATACACTTACTTTAGGAGCATTTCCTTTCGAGCTTGGTTACGGTATTTCTTTGGGTACTGCTTATGCTACCGATGCAACAGACCTTGGTTTTTATTCTGAAAGTGCTATTGATCAATACGCTTTTGGTGCTAAACTTTCAGGAGAGCTTGTTAAAGATAGATTAAGTTATGATTTCTATGCAGCTATCTTAAATAATAAATCAGCTACTTTTGATAATGTTAATGCAAGCATTCGCAGTCAACAATACGGCCATCGTAATGATCCTGCGCGTGGTTTTGGTGTAATTAACTATGTAGTTGCTAGCCGTTTACGCTGGAGACCTATAGTAGCTCAATTTACTAAAGCAGAGTTTGAGCCGTATATACTCTATAATAGTAATCCAGAGCAACGCATTGAATTTTTAGGTGACTCAGAAAGCAAGTTAACAACCATAGGGCTTTCAGGTGATTTTGCAGTTAATAAATTTGACTTTGGTTTTGATACAGCATTAAACTTTGGACGCCAAAAAGTATTTGGTTTTGACAGAAATATTATAGTTCTTGGAAAAGATGATACTACCGGTGTGCTTAAAGAAACTAATAAACGTGTTTTACAGTCACCTGTAAAAGGAAAAATACCTACTTCTAGGCAATTAGCGGTAAACGTATCTGCAAACCAAAATATTATTAATAACTCACCTCAGGCAGCTGCTCAAAATGGTAAATTAATAGAAACAGATCAGCCAAGTGTGTTAGGTGATTTATATAACGACGCTAATAGATTTACTGATCCCTATACTAATATATTTAGAGGTTCTATGTTTGTGTTTGACATAAACTATAGAATACCAGAGCTTGATCTTAAATTAAGTTCTGCTTTAGGTTTTGCATCAGGTGACAGAAACCCCAATCGCGATGAAGAATTTCCTGGAGACAGTGAGTTTGATGATTTTTATGATGGCTTTATTGGCCTTCAAGAGAGTTTTTCTGGTAAGCGTGTAAAAAGTTATGTTATTTTAAGTGGCGTCGGTAAAGCACCTCGTCCACTGGCATTTCCAACACCTGAGACTTTTGAGCCGTTTCCTACAACTATAAGTCGCTTTAGCAATTTAGTGTTTACTGGTGCGGGAATAACGTGGAAACCCTGCTGGAGTTGTCGTAAGTGGGAAATAAATCCTAACGTTCTTGCTTTCTGGGTTGATAGACCACTAAGATCTTTTAATGGCGCAACACAAGCTAATAGATTTACTGATGCTCGTCCCTTTTTAGGTACTGAACTTAACGTGTTTTTTGAGTCTGAATTACTTCCTGATTTACGCTTTTTTGGTGTAGGGGCAGTGTTCTTTCCAGGAACATTCTATAAAGACCTTAAAGGTAGACCGCTTAATAAAGCGCAACAAGAATTTGATAAGCAGTTACAAGGCAATGGTAGCTCAAATCTAGCTCCACGAGTGCCATTTCTTGGTACTGATAATGCTTATTTCTTAAACTTAGGATTAGAATACAGATACTAACCTACGGTATAGGTAGAAAAAGAGGCTTAGCTTAATGCTAGGCCTCTTTTTGTGCTTTAATCCTGTTGTGTATTATTTCTGATTATGCAACACTAAGAGCATAAAATAAATTAAGCATGCAGTAACAAAGTAGTGCACTTATTGCAATTAGAGCTATTGTTAATAATAGCAGGAGGTAGAATGGTTCAAAAATTACTCACTATACAAATTAAACTAAGATCCGTGCTTTTTATAGCAGGCATGAGTATAGGTAGCTTTTCTACTAATGTGAAAGCTATGGATTCAGTGGTAGCATCAATAAAATCACAAGCTGAAGGTCTAAAAAAATGTGGAATAGATTTTATAGAATCTGCTCTGCCAAACTATGTAGCTCCCAATCAGCCGGTGTTGGCACCTAGTACAATGCCTTTATTTCCTATTCCCGCTGTAGTAACAAATACGCTTGGATCATTATCAAATCCTCTAGATAGTGCCGTTAACATAGTAATGGATAGAATTGATAAAAGTGGTGTTGATCTTGTAGGTAAAGTTGATGTTGTTGGTCAAAATTTAGCTAATCAAATCGCCATCAAGACTGATACTATTAGTAAAAATCTTGTAACTACTGTTAATAAAAGTATGGATGCTTTAGCAAGTAAAACATTACAACAAGTGAGCGGTATTAGTGATGCTACATTACATCAACTAGACGTTGTTTCCAAAGGTTTAGTTGAAACAGTAGATGTAAGATTAAAGTCTTTAATGGCACAAACAACATCTGAACTACAAAAAATTTCTAGGCAACTTGTGCAAGATGTTGATAACAAAACAAATGCAACGCTTGATAAGACTACTCAAGCAATAGATACTATGCAGAAGAAGGTAATTGACGACGTTAACAAAAAAACTACTAAAGTATTACAAGATATAGACGCTATGCGCACTGACACATTAACTCAAGTAGATTTAAAGCTTAACCAAACACTTAAAAATGGTGCTGTGCTTGTTGGTGGTGTTATAGTAACAAGTATTATTGCTTGGTACGGGCTTAAATTTATTCATACACAAGTTGATAAACATTATGGTAAACCAAAATTATTTAGTCATACCTCTAAAAAGAATCTGTATCAAAGAATAAAAGAGCTGGTCCATAAGCCTATTGTAGAGCTTCCAGTTATTATTTCTACTCCTGAAAAAGAACGTTTACTTAATGGTGTAATTGAGTCTACTAAAATAATTAATACCAAAATTAAAGCGGGCAACCCCCACTTAAAATACAGTAATTTGTTGCTTTGGGGTCCCCCTGGCACGGGTAAAACTATGTTTGCTCAAAAGCTTGCTAAAGCTTCAGGAATGGAATTCAGAATGATGAGTGGTGGCGATGTGTCTAAACTTGAACTCGGGGATGCTCTTGTTTCTCTTGATGAAGTATTTAGCTTTGCACGTAAAAGCAAGCAAGGTCTAGTATTATTTGTAGATGAGGCAGACTCATTTTTAGCAGATCGTACCAAGCTAAAAACTGATAGTCCAACACGAAAACTTGTAGACAAATTTTTAAGTGAAACAGGATCGAGTAGCAATAAGTTTATGCTTGTATTTGCCACAAACCATGAAGATGTTCTAGATGAAGCAGTAAAAGATCGTATAACGGAATCGATTAAAATGGAATTACCTACCCATGCTGAACGAGCAGGAATACTTAAGTTATACCGCAATAAGCATTTAATGGATCCTGAATATAACTCAGCTGAGTTTATTATATCGGTTACTACTTGTTTAAACGATGATAAAATTGAACAAATAGCAAGCCAATTAGAAGGCCTTTCTGGGCGTAATCTGGAAAACGTTATTTATGGCTTTAGAAACGCGGCCGACTTAACTGTTTTAGGAACGTTAACGCCAGAAATTATTAGATCTGTAGTAAAACGTGCTCTTGTTAAACATGTACAATTTAGTAAAAAAATATCTAATTCAGAGTCCGCGCTACTCGTGCAATTAAACCCTGCAGCCGAAGAGCTACTTCAAACTGCTGTAGCTGCTTAACGCATAAAGTATTTAAAAAAAAGAGAGCTGTCTAAACTATTTTAGACAGCTCTCTTTTTTTTTGAATTTAAGTGTTTATTCTTTTACTAGACAAGAGACTAAGATGACCATTTGTGTAAATATCAAAAATTATTATACTTAAAAAGCTTAGATTAAATCTAGCATATTATTACAGATATAAAAACTAGCAAAAATAAACTTTGGAGAACACGTGATACTTAACAATTTAATGAGTAGTAAGCGAAGTATATGTGCTGTAGTGCTTTGCTCTTTTTTAATGCAAAATTCTCTTATGGCTGGTCTAGGTGGCTATCTTTTACATTATGCAGTAGTTGCGGGCTACTACACAGGTATAACAGCAGAAAGCGCTTGGGAGAAATCATCAAAAGCAGTCCATGAAGCAACAGTAAAGAGTGCTCAAGTCCGTGAAAGCTTACAAAAAAAAGCTGGTCAAGCAGCGGCTAATGTAGTAAAACCTGTTACAGATGTTTTACTTGATAGAGTAGATGTGAGTGCAGATAAAATTATGCAGCATATGGATAAAATACAAAATGAGATTGGTGATCATTTAAATAGTTCATTTAATAAAATGTTGCCTAAAATTGCTGTTCTAACAGCAGCGGTTGGTGTTACGGGTATTAGTGCTTTTTATGCTTCTAAATTTATATGGCATCAAATTGACAAACATTACGCAAAACCACAATTGTTTACAGAAACTTCCCAAAAAAGTCTTTATCAGCAGTTACACGATATAGTAAGAAAACCTATACCAGCAAAATCTCCGGTAATAATAGCATTGCCAGAAAAAAAGAAAGTGCTTGCCGATATTGTTACATCAACCAGAATGATTAATACAAAAATAAAAGCCCGTGATCCTCATGCAAAATATAGAAATTTACTTCTTTGGGGCCCTCCGGGAACGGGTAAAAGTTTGTTTGCTCAAACACTTTTGCGAGCTTCAGGCATGGACTTTAGAGTTATGAGTGGTTCAGATATTGTTAAGATGGGTAAAGTCAGTAAATCTCTTCAAGCAATTGAAGAAGTATTTGCTTTAGCTAAAAAAAGCAAAAAGGGCTTTATTCTCTTTATAGATAAAGCAGATTCTTTTTTAGTGCAACGTGACCCTTTTGATAAAAGAAAGACAGACTCAAATATTTTAGTAAATAAATTTTTACATGAACTTTCTCAAGCACGTAGCAGTCTTATGCTTGTTCTTGCAACAGATAATAAAGATATTCTTGATAATGGCTTAAAAGATGCTATTGGTCAGTCTGTTAAAATGGAACTACCAACTCATGCTGAACGAGTAGGTATTTTGCGTCTTTATAGAGATAAAATTTTACTTGATGTTAAGCATAATTCAACTGAATTTAACTTATCAGTAGGCAGTATTTTAACTGATGATAAAATCAAACAAATGGCTAGCCAATTAGAAGGGCTATCAGGTAAAAACCTTGAAGATGTTATTGACGGTATTAGAAACGAAGTTAACTCTTCTTCTTCTGCAGGTGTAGTAACTTCTGAAATTGTCAGAGCAGTTACTAAGCGGTCTCTTATTAAGCATAAAGATTTTAAAGAGCTCGAACAGGTTAATAAAGCATTACCCGTATCTATGCCTTTAAATCCTGCTGCTGCAGAGTTACTTGCAAATTAATACAAAAAAAAGCTAACTATAATGATTTAAAACAAGGGCGGTAAAGAACTATTTTTTTACCGCCCTTTTGTATGTTATTTAACAGCAGCTTTTTGTTCTTTAGCTGTTTCTTTAACTTCATTAACGACTGCTTTTATTTGCTCTTCAGCTTTATCTTCTATTGCTTGAATTTCTTTTTTAGCTTGAGCAGCTTGTGTTTCAACTACTTTTTCTTCTTTAGTCTTAAACCAGTTAGTAGCTTGTACTGACATGATGCTAGTTGCAGCTAACAGTAATAATAAAGTACGTGCGTTCATCTTAAAACTCCTTGAAATGTTAATAAAATAGTGACAACTATAGAGGATACACTTAAATTATATTCAATTTGAATATGAAAAATCAAGAGTTTTAATTTCTCTTCTCTTATCTAAGCTTTACTTGCTTACGATTTTTTAAAAATTCTCAACACATCTTTGAAGCTTATAACAAGAGTAAAAACAAGAAACGCTACTAAAGAAAGAGTACTTATAAGATCGTAGGTAGTGCTTTCTAGTTCTTTTCCAGTAAACGCCTCGATAGAATAAACAAGTAGTTGGCCCCCATCAAAAAAGGGCAGCGGGATAAGATTAAAAAATGCTACATTAAGGCTCAATGCTGCTAGTATAAGGCCGTAGGAAGAAAAGCCTGATTGAGCTGCCCTACTTATAAGGCTAATAATGCCGAGTGGTCCAATAAATTGGGCGCCCTTTTTTGCTAAGGGTTCAGTGATAGTAACTTGTTGCTCTTTTGCTTTTATACCAAACCGCTTTAGCATAGCCCGTAAAGCTAATACGCTCAGCCCAAAAAGTATATTAAAAAGTATGCCACCAAGTAGTATTAACACTTTCTGCCAATAGGGCTTAGAGATAAAAGAATACGGGAGTAGCCACTTAGGAGTAGTTGTATCAACTCCAGCAATTGAAACATAACCACCAACAGGAAATGCTGCAAGTACAAACTCTGTGTTCGAGATCTCTTTTTTGAGTAGAGCCGGTCCAAAACCAATAGAAAAGCGTGGTGTATGCACACCAAAAAGTTTACAAAAGCTCCAGTGACCAAGCTCATGAATAGTTATTACGCCTGTTAAGCCTATAAGCGCTACACAGATAAATACCAAATTTTTTATAAAGTCTTTAAACATGAGGCCATTTCTTTTTAAGCTAACTGTGTGTTGTTATTACACTAGCGTACAATCTGTTGTTAATGCAAGCTATTAGATTACATGAGGGAAACTATGAATACTAACTTGGTTAAGACATTTACAGCGTATCTTAATACTAAACCAGATACCCTTACTTTTTCGATTATAGCTTT is part of the Candidatus Dependentiae bacterium genome and encodes:
- a CDS encoding AAA family ATPase, which codes for MVQKLLTIQIKLRSVLFIAGMSIGSFSTNVKAMDSVVASIKSQAEGLKKCGIDFIESALPNYVAPNQPVLAPSTMPLFPIPAVVTNTLGSLSNPLDSAVNIVMDRIDKSGVDLVGKVDVVGQNLANQIAIKTDTISKNLVTTVNKSMDALASKTLQQVSGISDATLHQLDVVSKGLVETVDVRLKSLMAQTTSELQKISRQLVQDVDNKTNATLDKTTQAIDTMQKKVIDDVNKKTTKVLQDIDAMRTDTLTQVDLKLNQTLKNGAVLVGGVIVTSIIAWYGLKFIHTQVDKHYGKPKLFSHTSKKNLYQRIKELVHKPIVELPVIISTPEKERLLNGVIESTKIINTKIKAGNPHLKYSNLLLWGPPGTGKTMFAQKLAKASGMEFRMMSGGDVSKLELGDALVSLDEVFSFARKSKQGLVLFVDEADSFLADRTKLKTDSPTRKLVDKFLSETGSSSNKFMLVFATNHEDVLDEAVKDRITESIKMELPTHAERAGILKLYRNKHLMDPEYNSAEFIISVTTCLNDDKIEQIASQLEGLSGRNLENVIYGFRNAADLTVLGTLTPEIIRSVVKRALVKHVQFSKKISNSESALLVQLNPAAEELLQTAVAA
- a CDS encoding AAA family ATPase; translated protein: MILNNLMSSKRSICAVVLCSFLMQNSLMAGLGGYLLHYAVVAGYYTGITAESAWEKSSKAVHEATVKSAQVRESLQKKAGQAAANVVKPVTDVLLDRVDVSADKIMQHMDKIQNEIGDHLNSSFNKMLPKIAVLTAAVGVTGISAFYASKFIWHQIDKHYAKPQLFTETSQKSLYQQLHDIVRKPIPAKSPVIIALPEKKKVLADIVTSTRMINTKIKARDPHAKYRNLLLWGPPGTGKSLFAQTLLRASGMDFRVMSGSDIVKMGKVSKSLQAIEEVFALAKKSKKGFILFIDKADSFLVQRDPFDKRKTDSNILVNKFLHELSQARSSLMLVLATDNKDILDNGLKDAIGQSVKMELPTHAERVGILRLYRDKILLDVKHNSTEFNLSVGSILTDDKIKQMASQLEGLSGKNLEDVIDGIRNEVNSSSSAGVVTSEIVRAVTKRSLIKHKDFKELEQVNKALPVSMPLNPAAAELLAN
- a CDS encoding site-2 protease family protein, coding for MFKDFIKNLVFICVALIGLTGVITIHELGHWSFCKLFGVHTPRFSIGFGPALLKKEISNTEFVLAAFPVGGYVSIAGVDTTTPKWLLPYSFISKPYWQKVLILLGGILFNILFGLSVLALRAMLKRFGIKAKEQQVTITEPLAKKGAQFIGPLGIISLISRAAQSGFSSYGLILAALSLNVAFFNLIPLPFFDGGQLLVYSIEAFTGKELESTTYDLISTLSLVAFLVFTLVISFKDVLRIFKKS